A window of Clostridium novyi genomic DNA:
TAGTTTGTTCTTTATATATTTTAGGTATAGTTATTGCATTTATAATAGGACTTCTATTTAAAAATACATTATTTAAAAAAGATGAAGAACCTTTTATTATTGAATTACCAGAATACAAGCTTCCTGAACCTAAGAACTTATTATTACACACTTGGGACAAAGGAAAAGGATTTATAAAAAAAGCAGGAACAATTATTTTATCAATATCCATCTTAGTTTGGATATTATCAAACTTTAACTTCTCAGGATTAACCGAAATTAATAATAGCTTTCTTGCGTATATAGGAAAAGCATTAACACCAATATTCAAACCTTTAGGATTTGGAAATTGGCAATCTTCAGTTTCTTTACTTGCTGGACTTATGGCAAAAGAAGTTGTAGTAAGTACCATGGAAGTTATATTTGGAGGTAATCTTCAAATACTTTTACCTCAATATTTTACAACAGTTTCAGCTTACGCTTTTCTAGCATTTACACTTTTATATACACCTTGTATAACAACTATAGGTACTATGAAAAAGGAATTTGGAAATAAAATGACCATTTTCTCTGTTGTGTATCAACTTATTTTAGCTTGGGTAGTTGCTTTCTTAGTTTACAATATAGGAAATTTTATTATGTAGCTTGTATTAAATTTATTACGTAAAAGAGGTGTTTTTGTGGAAAAACTATTTGTAATAATACTCGGAATTCTTGCAGTTTTTATACTTGTAAGAAGTTTTAAGAAAAAAGCCTCTGGTGGTGGATGCGATTGTGGAAGTTGTTCATCTCACTGTGCTATGTATAATTTAAACTCAGAAAAAAAAGATTTAGAAAAAGATAACATAGAAAATAATAAATAAATATTACTAAATAAAAATAATGTCCAACGTATATAATATGTGGACATTATTTTTATATTAGTAACTATCATTTATAATATCATTAAATTTACAAATATCTATTTCTCTTCTTAGAATACTATCTATAATTTTAGATGCTGCTTTTTTAGAAATCATCTTCAAATCACCATTAATAGTAATTTTATTTTTCCTTAATAAATATCTTAAATAATCTAATTGTCTTTTAGTAATACAATCTTCTCTTTTTAAATTTTTATCTTTTTTTATATCATATGTAAGTTTAAATATAAATGGTAAATTTAATACATCTTCATAATTATGAAGCATTATCAATTCCCTTAACTTTATGTCTTTATTCATTAAAAATTCATAGTATAATTCTACACATACTCCACCATCAATTTGATCTTGTCTATCTATTCCTAAATATTTCTCTACACTTTTTAAATTACATCTCTCAATACCTAGTTGTTTATAATATGGTCTTATTAATCTATATAAGTCTATATGATTCTGTGGTGGTATAAAATCTATATTATTTATATCCATTCTTTTCTTTATAAAAGGCTCATCAAAAGCTTTTCCATTATAAGAACACCATGTATGAAATTTACTAATATCTTTTTTAAAACTTTCTAATAATTGTACTTCTTCATCTAGAGATTCTGCAAAATACTGTTTAATTATAAACTTATTGTTTTCATCAAACCATCCTCCAGATATAAGTATTACACTAGCCTTTTCTTTATCAAAACCCGTAGTCTCTATATCAAAAAATATAATATTATTCAATGAAATATTTTTATATAAATTAGCATCTAACCCTAATATTTTTTCCTTTTGTATTTCAATCATAATGCTGTTTCCACCTCCATTTATACATTATATTCTTATATGTATGTATGTGCAAACCATTTAATCGCTTACAAATTTTGTAAAAAAATCATATATCTTGCCTAACCATCATTAATTGAAATAATGAATTAATTATTACAAGATATATGATTTCCCATATACATTATTTATATTTTATTATTATAATTAATATCTAATATTTAATTACACTTGATATTTCTTTTTCAACTTTCTCTACGTTTGGTACGTAACTTTTTAAAATTTTCATATTACCTGTAAATTTATATTTACCAAGTGATGCAGGAATTAAAATACTATCTCCAGTATTTATAATTTGTTCTCCTTTTTCATATGAAATTTTTCCTTGTCCTTCAACACAAGTAAATATAAAAAATCTTTCTTCGTCACTATTTTCTTCTGCATAATTGTTAATATCATAAAGTTCTAATGAAAAATCTTTTCCAAAACATAAATATGTCTTTGTATATCCATCTTTTTTAATTTCTATACCTTTACTTCTTTTTCCTTCTAAACTTAAATCTATAACATCTAATGCTTTTTTTACATGAATTTCTCTTCCTCTATTATAATCATATACTCTATAAGTAGTATCACTATTTTGCTGAATTTCCGCTATTATTACACCTTCACCTATAGCATGAACAAGTCCACTTTTTACTAAATATACATCACCTTTTTTAACAGGTATTCTATTAAGATAGTTATCAAGCTCTCCATTCTCTATAGCCATTTTAAATTCTTCCTTTGTACATCTCCCCTTAGTTCCAACTACTAGGTTAGCACCTTCAAAAGCTTCAACTACATACCATACTTCTGTTTTACCCATATCATTTTCAACTTTTTTACCATATTCATCATTTGGATGAACTTGTACTGAAAGTTTATCTTTAGCATTTATAAGTTTAATAAGAAGAGGAAACCAATCTTTTTTTATTTTTGTTCCTAATAGCTTTTCTCCTTTTTTTTCGATAAGCTCATCTAATCTCATACCCTTAAACTCACCATTTGCTACTATACTCATGCCATTTTTATGACATGCAACATCCCAACTTTCACCAATATTACCTTCTGGTAAATTAGTTCTAAATCTTTCTAAATCTCTTCCTCCCCATATTTTGTCATAATATAAATTTTCAAATTTTAATGGATACATATTATCTTCACCTCATGCCTAATGGTATTTTTAAAATAAAATACCATTTTATTATTTATGTATAGATATATATTACAATAAAATCACTGCTTTTTAAATGATTTTATAAAAGAGGATATTGATGATTATAAACCAACTCCTCTTATCAATACAAAAAAGCTATATATGATGAAAACCACATATAGCTCATTCCATTGACAAATACAATTTTTAAACATTTTTAACTTATTTCTTAAGATTTAAACTTAAATTATTAAAAAAATTTATCAACATTACGACTAGTAACAAGACGTACATTCAATTCTTTTAAAATATAGTTTATTGGATTGTATACAGTTCGAATTTTACCTCCTCCTAACAAAAGTCCTAAAACATGGTTATTATCATCTAATAATAAAGCTCCAGAGTCACCACCATCACTCATACTACTAGTTGCTATTTGATTTTTAAACAAAAATGTTTTTCCTGTAGAAAAAGAATTCATTTTAGCAGTAACATTTATGCCAATTATTATTCCAGTTGTTAATTCAGTAACAGCTCCAACTTTTTTAACTGATTGATTTAATTTAGCAATAATAGGTTCTTGTGGTAATCCAACCAATGCAATTTTAGGTGATGCTAAAGACTTATTTATTATTTTAGCAATTGCACAATCTGCATAATTAGTAGGATTTCTGAAGGTTTCCATAGGCTTTTTAGGTACAAATTTTGAAAGTATAGCTACTACATCCGTTTTTAAACTTCCTCCATCATCATAACTTGGTTGAATTATTTTAGTACCTATTGGAGCAGCATTATTACTAGCAAGTACATGATTATTGCTTAATATAAATAAATCTTTACCATCTGTAACTAAACAACCTAATGTTCCTCCTGAATCTAATTTATATTCATTTCCTATAATATACCCCCCAAGAGTTGGGCGAACTTTACCTGTTAACGAATTACTTTTAAATATTCCTGTCTCAATAACATCTGTTAAAATACCTTTGTACATATCAGGAACTAAATTCTGTGAATTTATAATATTTCTAGTAAGTTTTCTAGTAACATACACCTGAATACATAATTGTGATGTATAAAACCCTTTTTTCATTTTATATCCAAGACCTATTCCTACTACGTTTTTTTTATTTAAAAAATACTCATATTCATCATTACACACATGACGAATTAACTTTTCTATTTTACTTTGCTTATAATAATTATTATTAAAAGACATTACATAACCTCATTTCAGTTCATTAATATATAATAATTAATATTATATTTATATTAATTATTATATATTAATGAATATAATCTATTTCCTTAAAACAACTTTATGTATTTACTTTTTATTTAATATTTTAAAATATATTAATGAATGTACTATGTAATTCTTTAGTACTAGAATGAACTTTTATAAGCTATAATATAAAAAAATATTACCAGAAAATTTAATTTCCAGTAATATCTTTTATGTTAATAAAAATTATATAAATATATTTATATTCTCTTTTAAAATTACATTTCTTCTACTACTTCTATACCAAGTAAATCAAGTCCATTTTTAATTACTTGACATGTAGCTTCTACAAGTTTTAATCTAGCATTTTTAACAGCCATATCTTCTGTAGCCATTATATTATGAGCATTATAGAATTTATTGAAAGCTTTAGCAACATCAATTATATATCTTGTAACAATTGATGGTTCTAATTTATCTATAGCCACTAAAACTTCTTCTTTTAAATTTCCTAAAACCTTAACAAGATTAAATTCCTCTTGTGAATTTAGTGCTGCAAAATTAACTTCTCCCTGAACTTCTCCAGCACGTCTTAATATACTCTTTCCTCTTGCATAAGTATATTGAACATATGGTCCTGTTTCTCCTTCAAAATTTAACATTTCATTCCAATTAAATACTATATCTTTTTCTCTCTTGTTCTTTAAATAAGTAAATATAATAGCTCCTATACCTACTTTTTTAGCTACTTCTTCTTTATTTTTAAGTTCTGGATTTTTTTCATTAATAACTTCTAATGTTTTTGATACTGATTCATTTAATAAATCTTCTAAGAATATAACTTGACCTTTTCTTGTTGAAAGCTTTTTATCTGCAAATCTAACAAGTCCAAATGCTACGTGTTTGCAATCATCAGCCCAATTATATCCCATTTTTTCTATTGTTTTAAATACTTGTTTAAAGTGTAGTGATTGGTCTGAACCAACTACATATATACTCTTATGAAAATCATAATTTTTCTTTCTATAAAAAGC
This region includes:
- a CDS encoding type I phosphomannose isomerase catalytic subunit; protein product: MYPLKFENLYYDKIWGGRDLERFRTNLPEGNIGESWDVACHKNGMSIVANGEFKGMRLDELIEKKGEKLLGTKIKKDWFPLLIKLINAKDKLSVQVHPNDEYGKKVENDMGKTEVWYVVEAFEGANLVVGTKGRCTKEEFKMAIENGELDNYLNRIPVKKGDVYLVKSGLVHAIGEGVIIAEIQQNSDTTYRVYDYNRGREIHVKKALDVIDLSLEGKRSKGIEIKKDGYTKTYLCFGKDFSLELYDINNYAEENSDEERFFIFTCVEGQGKISYEKGEQIINTGDSILIPASLGKYKFTGNMKILKSYVPNVEKVEKEISSVIKY
- a CDS encoding FeoB-associated Cys-rich membrane protein, whose protein sequence is MEKLFVIILGILAVFILVRSFKKKASGGGCDCGSCSSHCAMYNLNSEKKDLEKDNIENNK
- a CDS encoding ribonuclease H-like domain-containing protein gives rise to the protein MIEIQKEKILGLDANLYKNISLNNIIFFDIETTGFDKEKASVILISGGWFDENNKFIIKQYFAESLDEEVQLLESFKKDISKFHTWCSYNGKAFDEPFIKKRMDINNIDFIPPQNHIDLYRLIRPYYKQLGIERCNLKSVEKYLGIDRQDQIDGGVCVELYYEFLMNKDIKLRELIMLHNYEDVLNLPFIFKLTYDIKKDKNLKREDCITKRQLDYLRYLLRKNKITINGDLKMISKKAASKIIDSILRREIDICKFNDIINDSY